The following proteins come from a genomic window of Chryseobacterium glaciei:
- a CDS encoding lipopolysaccharide biosynthesis protein: MSIKNFIDRVKSNSFLQNVAILSSGTIISQLIVIATSPFLTRVYSVESFGLLSIFSSFAVFFAVLSTGRYELALGLPKDSLKASSIFKLILVIGFCVSIFYLILIFLLKDIVHLKDKTGFLSNNQAYLAPIYIFFGALYSALGYWNQRDKKYKKITIANAIQVIGTSIFSLIFGVLHYESGMIWALIIGIITSSAFLLLTDKKLLDNLSTTPNKELLGTAKEYSSFPRYMILSDLSLTACQQFIPILFSALYNTTIVGFFSMANRMIRLPNIVITSSVGNVFRNDAIDEIREKGNCEKLYHSTFKKLLLISFPTYLLIFIISPKLFSIVFGEKWEIAGEFARILSVALFFEFISAPLNTLFYIFEKQKILMKLQMLNAILVFVSIFLGYYINNSYLLSLIFYMIISVLSSLVFLYFTNNLSKNGGRKI; encoded by the coding sequence TTGAGTATTAAAAATTTCATAGACAGGGTAAAATCAAATTCATTTTTACAAAATGTTGCAATACTATCAAGCGGAACTATTATAAGCCAGCTTATTGTTATTGCAACTTCACCATTTCTTACTCGTGTATATTCTGTAGAATCTTTTGGGCTCTTATCTATTTTTAGCAGTTTTGCTGTGTTTTTTGCAGTTCTGTCAACAGGACGGTATGAATTAGCATTAGGCTTGCCTAAGGATAGCTTAAAAGCATCATCAATTTTCAAACTCATACTTGTTATTGGTTTTTGTGTTTCAATATTTTATTTGATATTAATTTTTCTTCTAAAGGATATTGTTCATCTCAAGGATAAAACAGGATTTCTTAGTAATAATCAAGCTTATTTAGCGCCTATTTATATCTTCTTTGGTGCTTTATATTCAGCATTAGGATATTGGAATCAACGAGATAAGAAATATAAAAAAATAACTATTGCTAATGCCATACAGGTTATAGGAACAAGTATTTTTAGTTTAATATTTGGAGTATTACATTATGAGAGTGGTATGATCTGGGCACTTATTATTGGAATTATAACGTCAAGTGCATTTTTGCTTTTAACAGACAAAAAATTACTAGATAATTTGTCTACTACTCCTAATAAAGAACTTTTAGGTACAGCAAAGGAGTATAGTTCATTTCCAAGATATATGATACTCTCGGATTTATCACTTACAGCATGCCAGCAATTTATTCCAATTCTATTTTCAGCATTGTATAATACTACAATTGTAGGTTTTTTTTCAATGGCAAACAGGATGATTAGGCTCCCTAATATTGTTATTACTTCTTCGGTCGGAAATGTATTCAGAAATGATGCAATTGATGAAATAAGAGAGAAAGGTAATTGTGAAAAACTTTATCATTCTACTTTTAAGAAATTATTATTAATATCCTTTCCTACATATTTGCTAATCTTTATTATTTCTCCAAAATTATTTTCAATTGTATTTGGAGAAAAATGGGAAATTGCAGGAGAGTTTGCTAGAATTTTGTCTGTAGCACTATTTTTTGAATTTATTTCAGCACCTCTAAATACATTGTTTTATATTTTTGAGAAGCAGAAGATTTTAATGAAATTACAAATGCTAAACGCAATTTTGGTTTTCGTGTCAATATTCTTAGGTTACTATATTAATAACAGTTATCTTTTATCATTAATTTTTTACATGATTATTTCTGTTTTATCAAGTTTAGTTTTTTTGTATTTTACAAACAATTTATCAAAAAATGGAGGCAGAAAGATCTAA
- a CDS encoding PIG-L deacetylase family protein, with protein MNFKKVLVLAPHTDDGELGAGGFISKLVEEGAEVFYMAFSTAEESVPEGFPKDVLKTEVKAATKVLGIKEENVIIFNYQVRKLNYARQEILEELIRFKRQESDIDLVLIPSINDIHQDHSTIANEGIRAFKTKSIFSYELIWNNLSFNTQSYVSLDQRHIDKKINALKEYKSQGFRDYLSADFIRSLAVARGVQFGVQYAETFEVVRFSIK; from the coding sequence ATGAATTTTAAAAAAGTTTTAGTTCTTGCACCACATACTGATGATGGAGAATTAGGAGCGGGAGGTTTTATTTCAAAATTAGTAGAAGAAGGTGCTGAAGTATTTTATATGGCATTTTCTACTGCTGAAGAGTCTGTTCCTGAGGGATTTCCAAAAGATGTTTTAAAGACAGAGGTAAAAGCTGCTACGAAAGTATTAGGTATAAAAGAAGAAAATGTTATTATTTTTAACTATCAAGTAAGAAAGCTTAACTACGCAAGACAGGAAATATTAGAAGAATTAATTAGGTTTAAAAGACAGGAATCGGATATTGACCTTGTTTTGATACCTAGTATTAATGATATTCATCAGGATCATTCTACAATTGCAAACGAAGGAATAAGAGCTTTTAAAACTAAGTCTATATTTAGTTATGAGCTTATTTGGAACAATTTATCATTTAATACTCAAAGTTATGTATCTCTTGATCAAAGGCACATTGATAAAAAAATAAATGCCTTAAAGGAGTATAAATCTCAAGGTTTTAGAGATTATTTAAGTGCTGATTTTATTAGATCCTTAGCTGTTGCCAGAGGGGTGCAGTTTGGTGTTCAGTATGCAGAAACATTTGAAGTTGTTAGGTTTTCAATAAAATAA
- a CDS encoding UDP-3-O-(3-hydroxymyristoyl)glucosamine N-acyltransferase gives MAILSEIIEKLKPDAIIGNTNKKVINAIQLDTNNQREDVLMWVSSKFNDKLKEITKGIIICNEFPEAFINPDCTYLVFDNPRLAFQKTLTEFFMPVKKTGISKTAVVGENVQIGKDVYLGEFVIIEDNCIIGNNTVVDHHTAIKEGTVIGENVTIGANNTIGGVGFGYEKDETGQYVFIPHIGNVIIGNNVDIGNNTCIDRAVLGNTILMDNVKIDNLVHIAHGVKVGRNSLVIANAMVAGSVEIGENTWVAPSSSILNQKKIGDNVTIGLSAVVVKNVENGQTVIGSPAEEISIALGKKKIMNDKLFK, from the coding sequence ATGGCAATATTATCTGAAATAATAGAAAAGCTTAAACCTGATGCTATAATTGGAAATACTAATAAAAAGGTTATCAATGCCATTCAGTTAGATACCAATAATCAGAGGGAAGATGTTCTAATGTGGGTTTCTTCAAAATTTAATGATAAACTTAAAGAAATTACAAAAGGAATTATTATTTGTAATGAATTTCCTGAAGCTTTTATTAATCCAGATTGTACTTATTTAGTATTTGACAACCCAAGACTTGCTTTTCAGAAAACACTTACTGAATTTTTTATGCCTGTCAAAAAAACAGGGATTTCAAAAACAGCTGTTGTGGGCGAAAATGTTCAGATAGGTAAAGATGTATATTTGGGCGAATTCGTTATAATAGAAGATAATTGTATTATAGGAAATAATACTGTTGTTGATCATCATACAGCGATTAAGGAAGGTACCGTAATTGGTGAAAATGTTACCATTGGAGCCAATAATACAATTGGAGGAGTAGGTTTTGGATATGAGAAAGATGAAACAGGACAATATGTTTTTATTCCTCACATAGGAAATGTTATCATTGGAAACAATGTAGATATAGGAAATAATACATGTATAGACAGAGCTGTATTAGGAAATACGATTTTAATGGATAACGTAAAAATCGATAATCTTGTACATATTGCTCATGGCGTAAAGGTTGGACGAAATAGTCTGGTTATAGCCAATGCAATGGTCGCAGGCAGTGTAGAGATTGGCGAAAATACCTGGGTGGCTCCGTCATCTTCAATTCTTAACCAAAAGAAAATCGGAGACAATGTTACTATTGGTTTATCTGCAGTTGTAGTAAAAAATGTAGAAAACGGACAAACTGTAATAGGAAGTCCTGCCGAAGAAATTTCAATCGCATTGGGTAAGAAAAAAATAATGAATGATAAATTATTTAAATAG
- a CDS encoding glycosyltransferase family 4 protein: MKNKSKKIVMLQDFFGLDYTYQENLLTKNYTKYGHNVVVISSTFENVFDYAHNKYDSSKKQKTEEYFGAKIIRLPYSFNFLNKLRKHAGVYEILLKEKPDLIYVHDIHFNLKEAVKYKKQFPNCKIILDYHADYTNSAHNWVSLNILHKVIRKSFFNKYKKYISKIFPVVPGGADFLHEVYGVSHKEMELLPLGCDYSKSMEIMQNIDNIKQRQNLGIKENDIIIITGGKINKLKNTHVIVDAIKKNNREDVHLIVFGKEDQGSEEYFDNIKKSAENYKNIHFIGWVDNTKIYELLAISDLAVYPSSQSVLWQQSIGMHLPLIVGDFGGQDMSYLNQNNNIIKVDKENLNADYFATLLNQLIENPSEIEQMKKGAEKTAKEYLDYRIIAEKTLEN; the protein is encoded by the coding sequence ATGAAAAATAAAAGTAAGAAGATTGTTATGTTGCAAGATTTTTTTGGTTTAGATTATACTTACCAGGAAAATTTGCTGACTAAAAACTATACAAAGTATGGACATAATGTAGTAGTTATATCATCTACTTTTGAAAATGTTTTTGATTATGCACATAATAAGTATGATTCTTCTAAAAAACAAAAAACAGAGGAATATTTTGGAGCAAAAATAATTCGTCTTCCTTATAGTTTTAATTTTTTAAACAAATTAAGAAAGCATGCAGGAGTATATGAAATTCTTTTAAAAGAGAAACCTGATTTAATTTATGTTCACGATATACATTTTAATCTAAAGGAAGCTGTAAAATATAAAAAGCAATTTCCGAATTGCAAAATTATCTTAGATTACCATGCAGATTATACTAACTCTGCTCATAACTGGGTTTCATTAAATATACTACATAAAGTAATTAGAAAAAGCTTCTTTAATAAGTATAAGAAATATATTAGTAAAATATTTCCTGTCGTTCCGGGTGGGGCAGACTTTCTTCATGAAGTATATGGTGTGAGCCATAAAGAAATGGAGCTTTTGCCCTTAGGATGTGATTATAGCAAATCCATGGAAATAATGCAAAATATTGATAATATTAAGCAAAGACAAAACCTAGGGATAAAAGAAAATGATATCATTATTATCACTGGAGGTAAGATCAATAAACTTAAAAATACCCATGTAATTGTTGATGCAATTAAAAAAAATAATAGAGAGGATGTACATCTTATTGTTTTTGGAAAAGAAGATCAAGGGTCAGAAGAATATTTTGATAATATTAAAAAAAGTGCAGAAAATTACAAGAATATTCATTTCATAGGTTGGGTTGATAATACAAAAATATACGAGTTGCTTGCTATTTCAGATTTAGCAGTCTATCCAAGTAGCCAATCTGTTTTATGGCAGCAATCTATAGGAATGCATTTGCCTTTAATTGTTGGTGATTTTGGCGGACAAGATATGTCATATTTAAATCAAAACAATAATATCATAAAAGTTGATAAAGAAAATTTAAATGCCGACTATTTTGCAACTTTATTAAATCAATTAATTGAAAATCCCTCCGAGATTGAACAAATGAAAAAAGGAGCAGAAAAAACAGCAAAAGAATATTTAGACTATAGAATAATTGCAGAAAAAACGCTGGAAAATTAA
- a CDS encoding acyltransferase, producing the protein MSDFFAHETAIIDEGCEIGAGTKIWHFSHIMPNCILGEKCNIGQNVVVSPKVILGKNVKVQNNVSIYEGVTCDDDVFLGPSMVFTNVINPRSAVNRKNEYLKTHVGVGASIGANATIVCGHNIGKYAFIGAGAVVTKEVLDYALVVGNPAKQMGWMSEFGQRLHFNDEGIAVCEESGEEYKIENNKVSKN; encoded by the coding sequence ATGTCAGATTTTTTTGCACACGAAACAGCTATTATAGATGAAGGCTGCGAAATAGGAGCCGGAACTAAAATTTGGCACTTTTCACATATTATGCCTAATTGTATTTTGGGAGAAAAATGTAATATCGGGCAGAATGTAGTAGTTTCACCTAAAGTTATTTTAGGAAAGAATGTAAAGGTTCAGAACAATGTTTCTATATATGAAGGTGTTACTTGTGATGATGATGTTTTTTTAGGGCCTTCAATGGTTTTTACTAATGTTATTAATCCTAGAAGTGCTGTAAACAGAAAAAATGAATATTTAAAAACACATGTTGGAGTAGGCGCGTCAATTGGAGCTAATGCAACAATTGTTTGTGGTCACAACATTGGTAAATACGCCTTTATTGGGGCTGGTGCAGTTGTAACAAAAGAGGTTCTGGATTATGCTTTGGTAGTCGGAAATCCGGCAAAACAAATGGGCTGGATGAGCGAATTTGGTCAGCGTCTTCATTTTAATGATGAAGGTATTGCAGTATGTGAAGAAAGTGGAGAAGAATATAAAATTGAAAATAATAAAGTTTCAAAAAATTAA
- the lhgO gene encoding L-2-hydroxyglutarate oxidase yields the protein MNYDIVIIGAGLVGLATAYQTKLKNPDSKILILEKEKDVSLHQSGHNSGVIHSGIYYKPGSLKAKNCIEGYNSVINFAKEYGIKYDLCGKIIVATSQEELSLLDNIYKRGIDNGLDNLQYLSREEFREIEPHCEGVKAIKVPQTGIIDYPGVAKKIKELFEELGGEVKFNNEVKDIINKGSEIIIKTNNSEFKTKKMVSCAGLYSDKITKMTNEKNDVIIIPFRGEYYKIKDEKKHLVKHLIYPVPDPNFPFLGVHFTRMVDGNIEAGPNAVLAFKKEGYQFFDFNFSETMQTLTWPGFRKIVAKYGKTGMGEVHRSLSKSVFTKALQKLMPEIQENDLVPGGSGVRAQACDRNGALIDDFDIVKNGNIIHVRNAPSPAATSCLSIGNKISELIGN from the coding sequence ATGAATTATGACATCGTAATCATCGGCGCGGGCTTGGTAGGATTGGCAACTGCTTATCAAACAAAGCTTAAAAACCCGGATTCTAAGATTTTAATTTTAGAAAAAGAAAAAGATGTATCCTTACATCAATCCGGCCACAATAGCGGGGTGATTCATAGTGGAATATATTATAAACCGGGAAGCTTAAAGGCTAAGAACTGCATCGAAGGCTATAATTCTGTAATAAACTTTGCTAAAGAATACGGAATTAAATACGATCTGTGCGGTAAAATAATTGTTGCAACTTCTCAGGAAGAGCTGTCGCTTTTAGATAATATTTATAAAAGGGGAATTGATAACGGTCTTGATAATCTACAATACCTTTCAAGAGAAGAATTCCGTGAAATAGAACCTCATTGCGAGGGAGTAAAAGCCATCAAAGTTCCTCAAACAGGTATTATAGATTATCCGGGAGTTGCAAAAAAGATAAAAGAATTATTTGAAGAGCTTGGAGGAGAGGTTAAATTTAATAATGAAGTAAAAGACATTATTAATAAAGGTTCAGAAATTATTATTAAAACTAATAATTCTGAATTTAAAACAAAAAAAATGGTCTCTTGTGCCGGTCTGTATTCAGATAAAATTACAAAAATGACCAATGAGAAGAATGATGTTATCATTATTCCGTTCAGAGGAGAATATTATAAAATAAAAGACGAAAAAAAACACCTTGTAAAGCATCTTATTTATCCTGTTCCGGATCCTAATTTTCCATTTTTGGGAGTTCATTTTACGAGAATGGTTGATGGGAATATTGAAGCAGGACCTAATGCTGTTTTAGCTTTTAAAAAAGAGGGTTACCAGTTTTTTGACTTTAATTTTAGCGAGACTATGCAGACGCTTACTTGGCCAGGTTTTAGAAAAATTGTTGCTAAGTACGGAAAAACAGGAATGGGAGAAGTACATCGTTCTCTTTCTAAATCCGTATTTACCAAAGCTTTGCAAAAACTAATGCCGGAAATACAGGAAAATGATCTTGTACCTGGAGGTTCAGGAGTTAGGGCACAGGCTTGTGACAGAAATGGCGCCTTAATTGATGACTTTGATATTGTTAAAAACGGAAACATTATTCATGTCAGAAACGCACCTTCGCCTGCCGCAACTTCATGTCTTTCTATAGGAAATAAAATTAGTGAGCTTATAGGAAATTAA
- a CDS encoding Gfo/Idh/MocA family protein, translating to MSDKIKFAVIGCGHIGKRHAEMVSRNSECELVALVDVKDKSVLGIESYDVPFFASLDDFLKSGIEVDVINIASPNGFHFEQAYKAIDAGKHVVVEKPMALNKQDAEKLIFQALHKHKQVFAVMQNRYSPPSAWIKEMVESGRLGDIYMVQLNCYWNRDDRYYKPESWHGKKDLDGGTLFTQFSHFIDIMYWLFGDLTNIQAKFADFNHKNLTDFEDSGFVSFDFVNGGMGSLNYSTSVWNQNLESSMTIIAENGAVKIGGQYMDKVEACNVKDYVMPELAPTNPGNDYGAYKGSAANHHYIIENVVDVLKGRNTITTNALEGLKVVDIIEKIYALKKNESYEF from the coding sequence ATGTCTGATAAAATAAAATTTGCAGTTATCGGTTGTGGCCATATTGGGAAAAGACATGCAGAAATGGTGTCTAGGAATTCCGAATGTGAATTGGTAGCTTTAGTTGATGTAAAAGATAAATCTGTTTTAGGAATCGAAAGTTATGATGTTCCTTTTTTCGCCTCATTAGATGATTTTTTGAAATCTGGGATTGAAGTGGATGTTATCAATATCGCTTCGCCAAACGGATTTCACTTCGAGCAGGCATATAAAGCTATCGACGCAGGAAAACATGTTGTTGTAGAAAAACCAATGGCTTTGAATAAGCAGGATGCTGAGAAACTTATTTTTCAGGCACTTCACAAACATAAGCAGGTTTTTGCAGTAATGCAAAATCGTTATTCTCCACCTTCTGCATGGATAAAAGAAATGGTAGAAAGTGGAAGATTAGGAGATATATACATGGTTCAGCTTAATTGCTATTGGAACCGTGACGACAGATATTATAAGCCGGAATCATGGCATGGAAAAAAAGATCTTGATGGTGGAACATTGTTTACACAGTTTTCTCACTTTATAGATATTATGTACTGGTTATTTGGAGATCTTACCAATATTCAGGCAAAATTTGCAGACTTTAATCACAAAAACCTTACAGATTTTGAAGATTCGGGTTTTGTGAGTTTTGATTTTGTAAACGGAGGAATGGGTTCTTTAAATTACTCAACTTCTGTTTGGAATCAAAACCTAGAAAGTTCGATGACTATTATTGCCGAAAATGGAGCAGTGAAAATCGGAGGACAGTATATGGATAAAGTAGAAGCATGTAATGTAAAAGATTATGTGATGCCTGAATTGGCACCTACAAATCCGGGTAATGATTATGGTGCATACAAAGGTTCTGCTGCAAATCATCACTACATTATTGAAAACGTAGTAGATGTATTGAAAGGTAGAAATACCATCACTACAAATGCATTAGAAGGTTTGAAAGTAGTAGATATTATTGAAAAAATCTATGCTCTGAAAAAAAATGAAAGTTATGAATTTTAA
- a CDS encoding glycosyltransferase: MSIKIFQISSEVNSGSVGRIAEHIGEKAIENGWDSYIAYARDNNPSKSKVIRIGGKADLIMHGLLTRFTDRHGFGSSSATKNLIKIIKEINPDIIQLQHLHGYYINIEILFKFLVEFNKPVVWTFHDCWSFTGHCSYYELAECDKWKSTCNQCPQTQEYPKSYIDQSLKNFEDKKRIFNSVENLTIVPVSNWIEDQVKESFLKEVEIKTIHNGIDIDNFAPQNTVNIKEKFNLSDKFVILGVASPWGERKGLKYFVELSKMLSEEYQIMLIGLSEDQIKSLPAEIKGIERTESVKELAEFYSAADVFLNPTLEEALGLTNIEAQACGTPVITFKSGGSPETINDETGITVEKGDVEGLHNAIRIIRENGKAFYADKCRKRAEEFFNKDDRFQEYLNLYYDILKLN; this comes from the coding sequence ATGAGTATTAAAATCTTTCAAATATCTAGTGAAGTAAATAGTGGTTCTGTAGGGAGAATTGCTGAACATATTGGTGAAAAAGCAATTGAGAATGGCTGGGACAGTTATATTGCATATGCGAGAGATAATAATCCGAGTAAATCTAAAGTTATCCGCATTGGAGGTAAGGCTGACTTAATTATGCATGGTCTTTTAACAAGATTTACTGATCGTCATGGATTTGGATCTTCATCAGCTACAAAAAATCTGATAAAGATTATTAAAGAAATAAATCCGGATATAATTCAACTTCAGCATCTACATGGCTATTACATAAATATTGAAATATTATTTAAATTTTTAGTAGAATTCAACAAACCTGTAGTTTGGACTTTTCATGACTGTTGGTCTTTTACAGGACATTGTTCTTATTACGAGCTTGCTGAGTGTGATAAGTGGAAGAGTACCTGTAATCAATGTCCACAAACACAAGAATATCCAAAATCATATATAGATCAATCATTAAAGAATTTTGAAGATAAAAAACGAATTTTTAATTCCGTTGAAAACTTAACGATTGTTCCTGTTTCGAATTGGATTGAAGATCAGGTAAAGGAATCTTTTTTAAAAGAAGTTGAAATAAAAACTATTCATAATGGAATAGATATTGATAATTTTGCCCCACAAAATACAGTAAATATAAAAGAAAAGTTTAACTTATCAGATAAATTTGTAATATTGGGTGTGGCAAGCCCTTGGGGTGAAAGAAAGGGATTGAAGTATTTTGTTGAGCTGTCAAAAATGCTTTCAGAAGAATATCAAATAATGTTAATTGGCTTAAGTGAAGACCAAATTAAGAGTTTGCCAGCAGAGATAAAAGGGATAGAAAGAACTGAGAGCGTTAAAGAGCTGGCAGAGTTTTATTCAGCCGCAGATGTTTTCTTGAATCCTACTTTAGAAGAAGCTTTAGGCTTAACCAATATTGAAGCACAGGCTTGTGGAACTCCTGTTATTACTTTTAAATCAGGAGGCTCACCAGAAACTATAAATGATGAGACAGGAATTACAGTAGAAAAAGGAGATGTAGAAGGTTTGCATAATGCTATCAGAATAATTCGTGAAAATGGTAAAGCATTTTATGCAGACAAATGTAGAAAAAGGGCTGAGGAGTTTTTTAATAAAGATGATCGTTTTCAAGAATATCTGAATTTATATTATGACATATTAAAATTGAATTGA
- a CDS encoding DegT/DnrJ/EryC1/StrS family aminotransferase, whose protein sequence is MKIQMVDLKGQYEKIKNEVDAGIQNCIDNTAFINGPAVKEFQQDFENYLNVKHVIPCANGTDALQIAMMALELKPGDEIICPAFTYVATAEVMGLLGLKPIMVDVDENTFEIELNGLEKYITPNTKAIVPVHLYGQSADMEKILEFAKKHNLFVIEDNAQAIGSDYTFSDGTIRKSGTIGHIGCTSFFPSKNLGCYGDGGALMTNDDDLALKIRMIANHGQQKKYYHKVLGCNSRLDTIQAAVLKVKLQHLDEYSAARNKMADYYDENLAKISDIQIPERAKNSTHVFHQYTLKVKNGKRDELQKYLGEKNIPSMIYYPLPLYKQEAFQQYVEEGFSLPVTEKLCSEVISLPIHTEFDQEVLDFIISEIKNFFN, encoded by the coding sequence ATGAAAATTCAAATGGTTGACCTAAAAGGTCAATATGAAAAAATTAAAAACGAAGTAGATGCTGGCATTCAGAATTGTATAGATAATACAGCATTTATTAATGGTCCTGCGGTAAAAGAATTTCAGCAGGATTTTGAAAATTACTTAAATGTAAAGCATGTTATTCCTTGTGCTAATGGTACAGACGCATTGCAGATCGCAATGATGGCATTAGAATTAAAACCTGGGGATGAAATAATCTGCCCTGCTTTTACATACGTTGCAACTGCCGAAGTTATGGGACTTTTAGGATTAAAACCTATAATGGTAGATGTAGATGAAAATACTTTTGAGATTGAACTTAACGGTTTAGAAAAATATATAACTCCAAATACGAAAGCCATCGTTCCTGTTCATTTATACGGACAAAGTGCTGATATGGAGAAAATTCTTGAATTTGCAAAAAAGCATAACTTATTTGTAATCGAGGATAATGCACAGGCAATCGGTTCTGATTATACGTTCTCTGACGGAACTATTAGAAAATCCGGAACCATAGGTCATATTGGATGTACTTCTTTCTTCCCTTCAAAAAACTTAGGTTGTTATGGAGATGGGGGAGCTTTAATGACCAATGATGATGATTTAGCATTAAAAATAAGAATGATCGCAAACCACGGTCAACAAAAAAAATATTATCACAAAGTTTTGGGTTGTAACTCAAGATTGGATACAATTCAGGCTGCAGTTCTTAAAGTGAAGTTGCAACATCTTGATGAATATTCGGCGGCAAGAAATAAAATGGCAGATTATTATGATGAAAATTTAGCCAAAATTTCTGATATTCAGATTCCTGAAAGAGCAAAAAACTCTACTCATGTCTTCCATCAATATACTTTAAAGGTAAAAAATGGAAAAAGAGATGAGCTACAAAAATATCTTGGTGAAAAAAATATCCCAAGTATGATTTATTATCCGCTTCCGTTATATAAGCAGGAGGCTTTTCAGCAATATGTGGAGGAAGGTTTCAGTCTTCCTGTTACAGAAAAACTTTGTTCAGAAGTTATTTCACTTCCGATTCATACAGAATTTGATCAGGAGGTATTGGATTTTATTATTTCTGAAATTAAGAATTTTTTTAATTAA
- a CDS encoding O-antigen ligase family protein, producing the protein MEAERSNKLQVFFLTLMLYGYELISFFPDLLKIESRPLSIVLRLVVVVTGILVIFKNQMRLTKVHVLLFFFWALYLLRLFYDAAITSKNIMSPIDDYWSFSLLIMISIFACATNFSKKTLLDVKNYVLIILFIVNIWGLYNNVTAPQIVPDDILVRADGNSALNTVSFGKTSSVLFFLCFISLLKNKKNLITGIYILGMILSLYNVFMAGSRGPLVQLLAALLLYLAVNLKQVKLKYVFLFFIAGIILLNLFPSYFDVSKLIFQRISETGFSSNENDQYRGSLLKSAWEQFLDNPFFGDSIETNFGNTYPHNIILESFMAMGIIGGILSIIIFMLNAIYSMKLMQVFAYSLFGAILIMDTVGSMSAGSIVNYLLIWPMLSLSINLAQNEK; encoded by the coding sequence ATGGAGGCAGAAAGATCTAATAAATTACAAGTATTTTTTCTTACACTCATGCTTTACGGCTATGAGCTTATATCTTTTTTTCCAGATTTATTAAAAATAGAATCTAGACCATTAAGTATTGTTTTAAGGCTGGTTGTTGTTGTTACAGGTATTTTAGTGATATTTAAAAATCAAATGAGATTAACAAAAGTTCATGTTTTGTTATTCTTCTTTTGGGCTTTATATTTATTAAGGTTATTTTATGACGCAGCAATTACCTCAAAAAATATCATGTCGCCCATTGATGACTACTGGTCATTCTCATTGTTGATAATGATATCTATATTTGCATGTGCAACAAATTTTTCTAAAAAAACCTTGTTGGATGTAAAAAATTATGTTTTAATAATCTTATTTATTGTAAATATTTGGGGATTGTATAATAATGTTACTGCTCCTCAAATTGTTCCGGATGATATCTTAGTAAGAGCAGACGGTAATAGTGCTCTTAATACGGTTTCTTTTGGAAAAACTTCATCTGTTTTATTTTTTCTATGTTTTATTTCTTTATTAAAAAATAAGAAAAATCTTATTACGGGTATCTATATATTAGGAATGATATTAAGTTTATATAATGTATTTATGGCTGGTTCTAGGGGGCCTTTGGTTCAGCTATTAGCAGCATTATTACTTTATTTGGCTGTCAATCTAAAGCAGGTAAAATTAAAGTATGTATTTCTATTTTTTATAGCAGGTATAATTCTTTTAAATCTTTTCCCAAGTTATTTTGATGTATCGAAATTGATTTTTCAAAGGATAAGCGAAACCGGCTTTTCATCCAATGAAAATGATCAGTATAGAGGATCTCTTTTAAAATCTGCTTGGGAGCAATTTTTAGATAATCCATTCTTTGGAGACTCAATTGAAACTAATTTCGGAAATACATATCCCCACAATATAATTTTAGAATCTTTTATGGCTATGGGAATTATTGGTGGAATATTATCCATAATAATTTTTATGCTAAATGCTATTTATTCTATGAAGTTAATGCAGGTATTTGCATATAGTTTATTTGGTGCAATTCTTATAATGGATACTGTAGGATCAATGTCGGCGGGCTCTATTGTAAATTATTTATTAATTTGGCCTATGCTTTCCTTATCAATTAATTTAGCTCAAAATGAAAAATAA